The Anaerolineales bacterium genome contains the following window.
CGCCGGGCGTAACGCCGCTGGCTTGCCTGGGTGAATTCCTCGATGCCCACGTCGGGCAGGTCGTCAACGGAATCCACGTCCTGCCTTTCTTCCCGTCCTCGTCCGACGATGGGTTCTCGGTCGTCGACTACCTGCGGGTGGATCCGGCGCTGGGAAGCTGGGACGATATCCACCGCCTGGCTGAGCGCCGGCGCCTGATGATCGATGCCGTCCTGAACCACGCCTCTTCGCAGAGCGAGTGGTTTCAGGCTTACCTGCGAGGCGAGCCCGGGCACCGTGATTTCTTCATCGAGATCGCGGGCGAGGCCGACCTGAGCCACGTGGTGCGCCCGCGCACAACGCCGCTGGGCACGGTCTTCGCCGCCTCCGGCGGAGACAAGCAAGTGTGGACCACGTTCAGTGCCGACCAGGTCGACCTGAACTTCGGCAACCCGCAGGTGCTGTTGAGGGCTGTCGGGGTCGTGCTGGAGTACGTCGCCCACAGGGCGAGCATGATCCGCCTGGATGCCATCGCCTACCTGTGGAAGGAACTTGGCACCGCGTGCATCCACCTTGCCCAGACGCACCGGATCGTGCAGCTGCTGCGGGTGGTCCTGGATGAAGTTGCGCCGCACGTCAAGCTGGTGACCGAGACGAACGTCCCGCACGCAGAGAACGTCTCATATTTCGGCGACGGACAGAATGAAGCTCAGTGGGTGTACAACTTTGTTCTGCCGCCGCTGGTGCTGCATGCTCTGTGGCGAGGCAGCAGCGCGGCGTTGGCGGACTGGGTCTCCGGCCTGACTCTGCCGTCGCCCAGAGTGACGTTCTTCAACTTCCTTGCCTGCCACGATGGCATTGGGCTCAACCCCGCCCTCGGGATCCTGCCGGCGAGCGAGATCGAGGCGTTGGTGGAGAGGGTGCTGCACCGAGGCGGGGAAGTATCGGCCAAGCGGAATCCGGATGGGTCCGAGAGCCCGTACGAGCTGAATGTCAACTACTTCGACGCCCTGTCGGATTCTCCCTCAGAGGCGCTGCAAACTCAGGTGGATCGGTTCATGGTGGCGCAGAGTATCATGCTCGCATTGCGCGGGGTGCCCGGCATCTACTTCCACAGCCTGTTCGGATCCCGCGGCTGGCCGGAGGGCTTCCGGGGCTCCGGCATGAAACGCACCATCAACCGCCAGAAGCTGAGGCGCGCCGACCTCGAGGCCGAGCTTGCCCAGGACGGTACGCTGCGGCGGCAGGTCCTCGACCGCTTTCTGCGCCTGCTGAGGGTGCGTGCAGCCTGCAAGGGCTTTCATCCCCATGGAAGCCAGGAGGTGGCGCCGGCGGGAGAGGCGGTGCTGGCGCTGTGGCGGGCTTCGCCGCTCGGGGAAGAGCCGGTGTTGTGCCTGCATAATCTGCGATCGCAGGCACAGACCGTCGTCGGCGTGGCTCGCGGAAGGGCGATGCACGATCTGCTGAGCGGGGAGCACATGGAGGACCCTCGTAGGATTCCCCTGGCGCCGTATCAGGTGAGATGGCTGCGGACGGATGAAGCGTCCCATGGATGAGACAAGATCGTCCTTCCTCTTGCTGCTACGTGATCGGATAGACCTCGATCGAATCCCGTTCACCGAGCGCGGCTCGCGGTTGATGGTGCTCCGGAATGGAGAGGGTTTCGCCATCCGCCTGGCGGAGCGTTGGCTGAAACGGGAACTCGAGCTGGCCGCCTACCGTGTGCGCCCTTCGATGGTGGAGGGCCTGCAGTTGACGGATGGCGGCGGGCAGCCGCTGGCCGTGGAGATCACCACCTTCCCGCACTGCATCACCTGCCGCACCCGGATCGGCGAATTCCAGTTCGTGTTTGTCGACAGCGAGACGTTGCTGGTCTCCCTGCCCAGCGCCCACTGCGGCGTGACCTTCCGGGCCTATCTAGATCAAGTCCAGACCGATCGGCGGGGGGGCGTGCTGCGCTTGACTGGCGAGATCCGGCGCAACCTGGCCTACACCACCAATGCCGGAGTCCTGAGGAATGAGACCAGCGACGGCGGCACAGGTCGTCAGCTGATCCGACTGACCGTAGACGCCTCCGCTGGCGGCCGGGCCCTCTTGCTCAACCTCACGCCCCGGCTGGGCTTCAACCGCTGGGTCCCCCCGATCGCAGGCGTGCTGCAGGCGGCGGAGCGCCGCTGGCACGAGTGGTTTGCGGCCGTGCCGGTCGTCGCCGAGGCGCTTCGGCCGCAGTACTACTACGCCTGGTGGACGATGCGCGCCGGCCTGATCTCCTCGCGCTACTTCGTCACCCGCGAGGTGATGACCCCCTCCAAGCTGCACTATGTGGGCTCGTGGCAGTGGGACAACTTCTTCCACGCCCTGGCCTACCGTCACGTTGAACCCAGGCTGGCGCAGGACCAGCTGCGGATTCTGCTCGACCACCAACGGGACGACGGGATGATTCCGGATGCTGTCCACGACGAAGGAATCGTGACGCATCTTGGCTATCCCGTCGAGGCCGACGTCACCAAGCCGCCACTGATCGCCTGGGCGGCCTGGAAGCTGTTCCAGCACGACCATGACCGGGAGTTCCTGGACGAGATTTACGAGCCGCTGGTCAGGTCGAACCGCTGGTGGTTCGAGAACAACGACGTCGACCAGAATGGGTTGTGCGAATACCAGCACCCGTACTCGTCCGGCCTCGACGATAGCCCCTTGTGGGACGAGGGGATGCCGGTGGAGTCGCCGGACCTGAACACGTATCTATGCCTGCAACAGGAGTCGCTGGCCAGGATCGCCGAGGTGCTCGGGGAGTCAGAAGACGCCCGGGTGTGGGCGCAGCGGGCCGACGACATGGCAAACCGCATGATCAAGCACTTGTGGGACCCGGCAGCCGGCCTATTCTGGGCTCGGCGGGACGGCAAGCCTATCGGCGTGCGCACCCCCTTCAGCCTGTTCCCGCTGATCACCGGCCGGATGCCTGCCGAGGTCACCCGCAGGCTCGCGGCGCATCTGACGGACGAGCACGGCTTCTGGCCGCGCTTCCCGATCCCGACCGTGGCCCTGAACGACCCGGCCTTCGACGCCCAGACGATGTGGCGCGGGCCGACCTGGATCAACGTCAACTACCTGATGATCGAGGGCTTGCGGCGCAGCGGGCTGGAGGACGAGGCCCGGGAGCTTCGGCGCAGGACGCTCGAGCTCGTCAGTCGCGGGCCGGACCTGTATGAGTACTACCATCCGCTGACCGGGGAGAGGCCGCCGCAGGCGGCCTCGACCTTCGGCTGGACGGCGGCGCTGTACATCGACCTGGCTATTCAGGCCAGCCGGGAAGAGGCTGGCGGCTGAGGCT
Protein-coding sequences here:
- a CDS encoding sugar phosphorylase, translating into PGVTPLACLGEFLDAHVGQVVNGIHVLPFFPSSSDDGFSVVDYLRVDPALGSWDDIHRLAERRRLMIDAVLNHASSQSEWFQAYLRGEPGHRDFFIEIAGEADLSHVVRPRTTPLGTVFAASGGDKQVWTTFSADQVDLNFGNPQVLLRAVGVVLEYVAHRASMIRLDAIAYLWKELGTACIHLAQTHRIVQLLRVVLDEVAPHVKLVTETNVPHAENVSYFGDGQNEAQWVYNFVLPPLVLHALWRGSSAALADWVSGLTLPSPRVTFFNFLACHDGIGLNPALGILPASEIEALVERVLHRGGEVSAKRNPDGSESPYELNVNYFDALSDSPSEALQTQVDRFMVAQSIMLALRGVPGIYFHSLFGSRGWPEGFRGSGMKRTINRQKLRRADLEAELAQDGTLRRQVLDRFLRLLRVRAACKGFHPHGSQEVAPAGEAVLALWRASPLGEEPVLCLHNLRSQAQTVVGVARGRAMHDLLSGEHMEDPRRIPLAPYQVRWLRTDEASHG